One segment of Brassica napus cultivar Da-Ae chromosome C3, Da-Ae, whole genome shotgun sequence DNA contains the following:
- the LOC106425055 gene encoding uncharacterized protein LOC106425055 isoform X2 produces the protein MKVAFGGVDFVSQPPRQPDRSNEQTGTSNALAFPGSKSTQKGVTECSCCWSNFTSKGLLCAKRQKMLEDMEKDFEGGQEADKFNGGGGSKSSGSLDIRFRLEKVQAPLCDWKTATLEYSL, from the exons ATGAAAGTTGCTTTTGGAGGTGTGGATTTTGTGAGTCAGCCACCACGTCAACCTGACCGTAGCAATGAGCAGACAGGAACCTCAAATGCTCTTGCATTCCCAG GTTCTAAGAGTACCCAAAAGGGTGTGACAGAATGCTCTTGTTGTTGGTCCAACTTTACATCCAAAGGGCTT CTGTGTGCTAAGAGACAGAAAATGTTGGAAGACATGGAAAAAGACTTTGAAG GTGGACAAGAGGCAGATAAGTTTAATGGAGGAGGAGGTAGCAAAAGCAGTGGATCATTAGACATTAGGTTTAGATTGGAAAAAGTCCAAGCTCCTCTGTGTGATTGGAAGACGGCGACGTTGGAGTACTCGTTGTGA
- the LOC106425055 gene encoding uncharacterized protein LOC106425055 isoform X1: protein MMKVAFGGVDFVSQPPRQPDRSNEQTGTSNALAFPGSKSTQKGVTECSCCWSNFTSKGLLCAKRQKMLEDMEKDFEGGQEADKFNGGGGSKSSGSLDIRFRLEKVQAPLCDWKTATLEYSL, encoded by the exons ATG ATGAAAGTTGCTTTTGGAGGTGTGGATTTTGTGAGTCAGCCACCACGTCAACCTGACCGTAGCAATGAGCAGACAGGAACCTCAAATGCTCTTGCATTCCCAG GTTCTAAGAGTACCCAAAAGGGTGTGACAGAATGCTCTTGTTGTTGGTCCAACTTTACATCCAAAGGGCTT CTGTGTGCTAAGAGACAGAAAATGTTGGAAGACATGGAAAAAGACTTTGAAG GTGGACAAGAGGCAGATAAGTTTAATGGAGGAGGAGGTAGCAAAAGCAGTGGATCATTAGACATTAGGTTTAGATTGGAAAAAGTCCAAGCTCCTCTGTGTGATTGGAAGACGGCGACGTTGGAGTACTCGTTGTGA